From Bifidobacterium sp. ESL0790, one genomic window encodes:
- a CDS encoding aminotransferase class I/II-fold pyridoxal phosphate-dependent enzyme, whose product MGFHTFDSPYDWSRISSYKKTAAAAPGGMINLSVGSPVDPVPANVQQALAEHAEAPDSHGYPKATGSEALRRAVPEWFKSVRGVDFEAIDADFVPTVGSKEGVALMASLLHLGEGDVVVQPAISYPTYEIGTQIAGASTHKVADIADVDSWRSVPGVKAVWVNSPCNPTGETLSAAQLKGIVAAAREIGAVVLSDECYALLTWGSDDENDGGAKAGNRSATLNGKLQSFASDVDVRRGTGDTLPASEACGLSGPLVGAGFAPASCMLQPDVCGGSARGILVLYSLSKQSNMAGYRTALVAGDKDLIAEMAVYRKQIGEIIPGPVQAAMAVAMGDTDDVVTQHARYERRLHALVAALRGHGYDAHMPQGALYVWVKARSGDCWTDLADLARLGIIASPGEFYGDPTSLRFSATATDSTIAEVSARLAA is encoded by the coding sequence ATGGGTTTTCATACGTTCGACTCTCCCTATGACTGGAGCCGCATCTCGTCGTATAAGAAGACGGCGGCGGCCGCGCCAGGTGGCATGATCAACCTCTCCGTTGGTTCGCCCGTCGACCCGGTGCCCGCCAATGTGCAACAGGCGCTCGCGGAGCATGCCGAGGCTCCCGACTCCCATGGTTATCCGAAGGCCACCGGCAGCGAGGCGTTGCGCCGCGCGGTCCCGGAGTGGTTCAAGAGCGTTCGTGGCGTGGATTTCGAGGCCATCGACGCTGATTTCGTGCCCACCGTCGGCTCGAAGGAGGGCGTCGCGCTCATGGCCTCCCTGCTGCACCTTGGCGAGGGTGATGTGGTGGTGCAGCCGGCTATTTCCTATCCCACCTACGAGATCGGCACGCAGATCGCCGGTGCCAGCACCCACAAGGTCGCGGATATCGCCGACGTCGATTCGTGGCGTTCAGTGCCGGGTGTCAAGGCCGTCTGGGTCAATTCACCCTGCAATCCTACCGGCGAGACGCTTTCGGCCGCGCAGCTCAAGGGCATCGTCGCCGCGGCCCGCGAGATCGGCGCCGTGGTGCTCTCCGACGAGTGCTACGCCCTGCTCACCTGGGGAAGTGACGATGAAAATGATGGTGGCGCTAAGGCGGGGAACCGTTCCGCTACATTGAACGGCAAACTTCAGTCCTTCGCGTCAGATGTCGATGTTCGCAGAGGAACGGGCGACACATTGCCAGCATCTGAAGCATGTGGATTGAGTGGGCCGTTGGTCGGTGCTGGATTTGCGCCAGCCTCATGCATGTTGCAGCCGGACGTTTGCGGTGGCAGCGCCAGGGGTATTCTCGTACTGTATTCGCTGAGCAAGCAGTCCAACATGGCGGGCTACCGCACCGCGCTCGTCGCCGGTGACAAAGACCTGATCGCCGAAATGGCAGTCTACCGCAAGCAGATCGGCGAGATCATTCCCGGCCCGGTGCAGGCCGCGATGGCCGTCGCGATGGGCGACACCGATGACGTCGTCACCCAGCACGCCCGCTACGAGCGCAGACTGCACGCCTTGGTGGCGGCCTTGCGTGGCCACGGTTACGACGCCCACATGCCGCAAGGCGCGCTATACGTCTGGGTGAAGGCCCGCAGCGGCGACTGCTGGACCGACCTTGCCGACCTCGCGCGCCTGGGCATCATCGCCAGTCCCGGCGAGTTCTACGGCGACCCCACCAGCCTCCGCTTCTCCGCCACGGCCACCGACTCCACCATCGCCGAGGTCTCCGCCCGCCTCGCCGCCTAA
- the fdxA gene encoding ferredoxin codes for MAYVIAQPCIDVKDKACVDECPVDCIYEGDRTLYINPNECVDCGACEPVCPTEAIFYEDDVPEEWAWYKDAAVTYFNDLGDLGGAQAAGPSGKDEARIAALPPQNQD; via the coding sequence ATGGCTTATGTAATCGCCCAACCCTGTATTGACGTCAAAGACAAGGCGTGCGTCGACGAATGCCCCGTGGACTGCATCTACGAAGGCGACCGCACCCTCTACATCAACCCCAACGAGTGCGTCGACTGCGGTGCCTGCGAGCCGGTGTGCCCCACCGAGGCCATCTTCTATGAGGACGATGTGCCCGAGGAGTGGGCGTGGTACAAGGACGCCGCCGTCACCTACTTCAACGATTTGGGCGACCTCGGTGGCGCTCAGGCCGCCGGTCCCTCCGGCAAGGACGAGGCTCGTATCGCCGCCCTTCCGCCGCAGAACCAGGACTGA